One genomic segment of Candidatus Fukatsuia endosymbiont of Tuberolachnus salignus includes these proteins:
- a CDS encoding tail assembly protein, whose product MAVFHQPLRTIRLYGKLGHLFGRVHQLAVETPREAIKALSVILPGFEQFMLRSQAQGLTFAVFNGQHNISREELASAHGSQDIRIAPVIIGSKRGGVFQTIIGAMLVAASFIPSAQFLAPVGISMMVGGVIQMLSPQQSGLSRREDPDNKPSYAFGEPVNSTAQGNPVPIGYGKRRIGGAVISAGIYAEDQM is encoded by the coding sequence ATGGCAGTATTCCACCAACCGTTACGAACAATCCGTCTGTACGGAAAACTCGGGCACCTGTTTGGCCGTGTGCATCAACTCGCGGTCGAGACCCCCAGAGAAGCGATAAAAGCGCTGTCGGTTATCCTGCCTGGGTTTGAGCAATTTATGTTACGCAGTCAAGCACAAGGCCTGACCTTTGCAGTATTTAACGGCCAGCACAATATTAGCAGAGAAGAATTAGCCAGCGCCCACGGCAGCCAGGATATTCGCATTGCCCCGGTGATTATCGGCAGCAAACGGGGTGGCGTGTTTCAAACCATTATCGGTGCGATGTTAGTGGCAGCATCCTTCATTCCTAGTGCTCAATTTTTGGCCCCTGTTGGCATTTCCATGATGGTCGGCGGGGTTATCCAAATGCTATCCCCACAACAAAGTGGGTTATCACGCCGTGAGGACCCTGATAACAAGCCCAGCTACGCCTTCGGGGAGCCCGTCAATTCCACCGCACAAGGCAATCCGGTGCCGATTGGCTACGGCAAGCGGCGTATCGGGGGTGCAGTGATTTCGGCGGGCATTTACGCGGAAGACCAGATGTAA